The Oncorhynchus clarkii lewisi isolate Uvic-CL-2024 unplaced genomic scaffold, UVic_Ocla_1.0 unplaced_contig_12861_pilon_pilon, whole genome shotgun sequence genomic sequence TTAACCTTGAAGTCGATGCCCACGGTGGAGACGAAGGCAGAGGTAAAGGAGTCATCAGCGTAGCGGAAGAGTAAGCTGGTCTTCCCCACGCTGCTGTTGCCGATGATCAGCAGCTTGAACATGTAGTCAAAGTTCTGGTCCGCGGCATCCTTCTGGGCCTGGGTCTGCTGCTGGCCGGCACCGGGGTCGCTCGCCAGCGCCATCTAGGAGCGGAGAGGAGGAAACAGTTGAAGCAGTGCAACTCCTAGACCAGGGGTGCGTTCAGTACGACACACACTGTTATAACGGAAACGGTCCTGTAACGAACGACCAGTTAAAGAACGTTATGATTATGGTGGCCCAGAGGCCAATTGAGTTGTGCAATTTCAAAATGGTCATATTGTTTGGGCCTCACCCCgcccacatacagttgaagacggaagtttacatacacttaggttggagtcattaaaacttgtttttcaaacactccacaaatttcttgttaacaaactatagttttgg encodes the following:
- the LOC139401390 gene encoding ras-related protein Rab-3-like, whose product is MALASDPGAGQQQTQAQKDAADQNFDYMFKLLIIGNSSVGKTSLLFRYADDSFTSAFVSTVGIDFKVKTVYRNEKRVKLQIW